The genomic stretch ATCCGAACGTAAAAATCTCTAGGCTTTGCCTTGTAAGAACCGCTCTTTTGGTTCACTATGCTGTGAAGGACTTGGCCGTCTACACCGATGAATTCGACGAAGAAGGGAGTCTCTTCAAATTCGAAGCTCACTTCGTTCCCGTTTTTTAAGGAGAAAGATTTAAGCTTAGGATCGTCTAGATTCCGTTTCAATTTACGAACGCAGGCATAATTCCCGGATTTAAGAGCTTTTAAAATATCTTCTTGTGAATAAGAATCCGTATTCAAGAGAATATATCTCATCAAAGCCTCGCCCTTCTCTGCGAACAAAAGAGTGAGCGTCTCCCTTAGGCCATGAGTCTTACTTTGTATCTTTACGTATTCTGCCTTAGGAAGATAATGCAGATCGTCTCCGGACATGCAGAATGAATGGATCCCTTGGCTGAGCAGCTCATCCCAATATTTGGAAATATCTCCATAAGGCGAAAGAACTTCGATTGCATCGTAACCGGACAATCTTTCTAATTCGGAAAGAGTGAATCCATTGTACAATGTGGGATGATTTATAACAACGAAAGCTCCTTTCTCCTTTTGGGCATTAATCTCCCATTGAATATTTTCAAGGGAAGAATAGAGAGGGAAATAATCAGGCTCCACCTTTTCGGTGCCTAAGATAGTGAGATGTCTCTTTTTAAGATTCCTTCCCCATTCATATCCTGGAATCAAGACTGGATTTTTGGAATCCACTTTAGTAATCGTACCGTAATCGGTGAAAGAGAGAATCTTGGTGCCGAAGTTTCCATAAATCTCTAAGATCTCTTCCGGTGAATTTCTAAGAGGAGTATACCAGATTTCATTGGTATGTAGGTGAATTGCAGTCTTTGCCCATTTAATTTTTGTAGTTTTTTCGTAAGGATTTTTTATTCCTGTCTGGTGTGGTTGGCCTTTAGAGATGATTCGGAATCGGAGACTCGCCCAGACATTAAAGGCAATAACGGATATGAGAATGATGGAAAATAAGAGAGCGATCTTTTTGAACTTTTTCATTTTTGTGTAATAAAAATTTTTCAGAGCTAAATCCGTTTTAAAGAAATTGTCCAGTACTAATTGAAGACCTTAAAGGATAAAAAATGAAGGACCAAAGAATCGCTATCATAATACCGGCTTACAATGAAGAGTTGACGATCCGAGATACCATTCTTGCTTTTTTCAAAGAACTTCCACAAGCGGAATATTGGGTCGTTGACAATAATTCTTCCGACCAAACTAGAAAGATAGCAGTCGATACATTAAAGAAAAATAAAATGAAAGGGAATGTTCTCTTTGAGCCTCGCCAAGGGAAGGCAAATGCTGTCCGAAAGGCTTTTACACTGGCAGATGCTGATATCTATATTCTTACAGACGCGGATATGACCTATCCTGCGGAAGAAGTTCACAATCTTACTGCAATTCTAAATGAAGAAGGTCTAGACTTGGTCGTAGGAGATCGCTTGAGCCAAGGAGTCTATGGAAAGGAAAATAAGAGACCGTTTCATTCCTTTGGCAATCATCTGGTGATCAATCTGATCAACTTTTTATTCGGGGTAAAATTAAGAGACGCAATGAGCGGCTATAGAGTGTTCTCTCGTAGATTCGTAAAAAATTACCCGATACTTGCAAGCGGATTTGAGTTAGAGATCGAAATGACCTTGCACTCCTTGGACAAAAGATTTGCAATGAAAGAGGTTCCTATCCAATACAAGGACCGGCCTGAAGGAAGTTTTTCAAAATTAAATACAATCCGAGATGGATATAGAGTGGTGAATAATATTCTATGGATCTTTAAGGATTATAAGCCGATGCATTTTTTCGGTTTCTTCTCCTTAGTTGCTGGGATCCTTTCTTTGGCCGC from Leptospira semungkisensis encodes the following:
- a CDS encoding phosphoesterase gives rise to the protein MKKFKKIALLFSIILISVIAFNVWASLRFRIISKGQPHQTGIKNPYEKTTKIKWAKTAIHLHTNEIWYTPLRNSPEEILEIYGNFGTKILSFTDYGTITKVDSKNPVLIPGYEWGRNLKKRHLTILGTEKVEPDYFPLYSSLENIQWEINAQKEKGAFVVINHPTLYNGFTLSELERLSGYDAIEVLSPYGDISKYWDELLSQGIHSFCMSGDDLHYLPKAEYVKIQSKTHGLRETLTLLFAEKGEALMRYILLNTDSYSQEDILKALKSGNYACVRKLKRNLDDPKLKSFSLKNGNEVSFEFEETPFFVEFIGVDGQVLHSIVNQKSGSYKAKPRDFYVRIQALFPTAYVFSNPFYVNSNE
- a CDS encoding glycosyltransferase family 2 protein; the protein is MKDQRIAIIIPAYNEELTIRDTILAFFKELPQAEYWVVDNNSSDQTRKIAVDTLKKNKMKGNVLFEPRQGKANAVRKAFTLADADIYILTDADMTYPAEEVHNLTAILNEEGLDLVVGDRLSQGVYGKENKRPFHSFGNHLVINLINFLFGVKLRDAMSGYRVFSRRFVKNYPILASGFELEIEMTLHSLDKRFAMKEVPIQYKDRPEGSFSKLNTIRDGYRVVNNILWIFKDYKPMHFFGFFSLVAGILSLAAGFPAVVDYIKYRYVYHVPLAILATGLMLFSWIQIAIGLVLHTVSKIQRTNFELSLLKFGTEAPFRSKDSASPAPGSGGGERPVGKTSRR